The Dermochelys coriacea isolate rDerCor1 chromosome 7, rDerCor1.pri.v4, whole genome shotgun sequence genome window below encodes:
- the LRRC18 gene encoding leucine-rich repeat-containing protein 18, with the protein MAKGKAKGPKGKKITLKVAKNSIKITFDGKRRLDLSKMGITTFPKCILKLADVDELDLSRNMIKKIPDFIDKFQNLRWLDLHSNQIEKLPETIGLLQNLFYLNICNNKLTTRSLPVELNQLKNLRTLNLGLNQIDKLPTTLGALKELQDVGLFDNYLTTIPNSVAKLPKLKKMNVKRNPFPQPTEEELLIDTIKRIEALYLVDEKDLCGPCLKKCQEERDKLNKLKNTVPTSLRKPNFSSLMTPNSTAKDNQTEWR; encoded by the coding sequence ATGGCAAAGGGGAAAGCAAAAGGTCCCAAGGGGAAAAAGATCACCTTGAAAGTCGCCAAAAACTCCATCAAGATCACGTTTGATGGGAAACGCCGCCTTGACCTGAGCAAGATGGGCATTACTACCTTCCCCAAGTGCATCCTCAAGCTGGCTGATGTGGACGAGCTGGATCTGAGCAGGAACATGATCAAGAAAATCCCAGACTTTATTGACAAGTTTCAAAACCTGCGCTGGCTGGACTTGCACAGCAACCAGATAGAGAAGCTGCCAGAGACGATTGGCCTGCTCCAGAACCTCTTCTACCTCAACATCTGCAACAACAAGCTGACCACCAGGAGCCTGCCAGTGGAGCTGAACCAGCTGAAAAACCTGCGCACCCTCAACCTGGGCTTGAACCAGATCGACAAGCTCCCCACCACCCTTGGGGCCCTGAAGGAGCTCCAGGATGTGGGCCTCTTTGACAACTACCTGACGACCATCCCCAACAGTGTGGCAAAGCTCCCCAAGCTCAAGAAGATGAATGTGAAGAggaaccccttcccccagccaacAGAGGAGGAACTGTTAATCGACACCATCAAGCGCATTGAAGCCCTGTATTTGGTGGATGAGAAAGACCTGTGTGGCCCCTGTCTGAAGAAGTGCCAGGAGGAGAGGGACAAGCTAAACAAGCTGAAGAACACGGTGCCCACCTCTCTGAGAAAGCCAAATTTTTCTTCCCTCATGACGCCCAACTCCACGGCAAAGGATAACCAAACAGAGTGGCGGTGA